Proteins from one Candidatus Desulfovibrio trichonymphae genomic window:
- the gyrA gene encoding DNA gyrase subunit A gives MSDKPQVSIEKELRKSYLEYSLSVIIGRAIPDARDGLKPVHRRIMFAQHELANNYNRPHKKSARIVGDVIGKYHPHGDSAVYDALVRMAQDFSMRDPLVDGQGNFGSVDGDAPAAMRYTEVRMSRLAQEFLNDLDKDAVDFRPNYDNTLLEPSVLPTKVPNLLLNGSSGIAVGMATKIPPHNLGELCGALQLLLDNPQCSVDDLMEFVKGPDFPTYGFVYAGKALSDAYHTGRGTVKVRGRVELEERKKGAQSIVIKEIPFALNKSSLVEKIAALVNDRKIDGIADLRDESDRNGIRIVIDLKRGVIADIVINSLYKFTSLETSFGINMLAVAENRPQLLTLKTALGHFVDHRREVVIRRTRFDLEKAQARAHILEGLQIAIDNIDAVVALIRASASPEEARLSLMRAFSLSEVQAKAILEMRLQRLTGLQREELQNEYNELLGKIEFFRSVLDNPEVLRNELKRELREIRETFATPRRTEVLTEALTGIDIEDLIPDEEVVITLSRRGYMKRTNLENYQQQKRGGKGITALLISEGDYVQEFLTTTNHQYLCLFTNRGRMLQLKAHQVPDGSRTAKGVHINNILPLEEGEWVTTVLALREFADDKYFLFVTRRGMVKCSAASLYARCRKTGIMAVGLRKDDELVAVRPIRMDSHIVLATADGLAIRFACGDLRPLGRVATGVKGIALRRKDCVVAVVVLKEPDQSTEIMSISANGYGKRTSVDLYRLQSRGGKGVANFKVTAKTGKVLGAMPVRDNDGLVLLTSASKVVRIGVDEVRSMGRATQGVMLVRLDGGACVMGFDRVDEGGQILKADDENVSQIVVDGFTDMDRGDAN, from the coding sequence GTGTCAGACAAACCGCAAGTCAGCATAGAAAAAGAACTTCGCAAATCCTATCTGGAGTATTCGCTCTCGGTCATTATCGGACGCGCCATTCCGGACGCACGCGACGGACTGAAGCCTGTACACCGGCGCATTATGTTTGCCCAACATGAACTCGCCAACAACTATAACCGGCCGCATAAAAAATCTGCGCGTATTGTGGGTGATGTGATAGGCAAATATCACCCGCACGGCGATTCCGCAGTTTATGACGCCCTAGTGCGCATGGCCCAGGATTTTTCCATGCGCGACCCTCTGGTTGACGGTCAGGGGAATTTTGGTTCTGTGGATGGCGACGCCCCGGCGGCAATGCGCTATACTGAGGTGCGTATGTCGCGCCTTGCCCAGGAATTTTTGAACGACCTTGACAAGGACGCGGTGGATTTCAGACCGAATTACGACAACACCCTGCTGGAGCCCTCTGTTTTGCCGACCAAGGTTCCCAATCTGTTGCTTAACGGTTCTTCCGGAATTGCCGTGGGCATGGCCACCAAGATTCCCCCTCACAATCTGGGGGAATTGTGCGGCGCGTTGCAACTGCTGCTTGATAACCCTCAATGCAGCGTTGACGATCTCATGGAATTCGTCAAAGGGCCGGATTTCCCCACCTATGGCTTTGTCTATGCCGGCAAGGCCCTCTCGGACGCCTACCACACCGGCCGCGGCACGGTGAAAGTGCGTGGTCGAGTTGAGCTGGAAGAGCGTAAAAAGGGCGCACAGTCTATTGTTATTAAAGAAATTCCTTTTGCTCTGAACAAATCAAGCCTTGTGGAAAAAATCGCCGCTTTGGTCAATGACCGCAAAATTGACGGCATTGCGGATTTGCGTGACGAATCTGACCGCAACGGCATTCGCATTGTCATTGATTTGAAGCGCGGGGTTATTGCCGATATTGTCATCAATTCCCTGTATAAATTCACGTCGCTGGAAACAAGCTTCGGCATCAATATGCTGGCTGTGGCGGAAAACAGGCCTCAATTGCTGACCCTCAAAACTGCCTTGGGCCATTTTGTCGACCACAGGCGTGAAGTGGTTATACGGCGCACACGTTTTGATCTTGAAAAGGCGCAGGCGCGGGCGCATATACTGGAAGGCCTGCAAATCGCCATAGACAATATTGACGCGGTGGTTGCGCTTATCCGCGCTTCTGCAAGCCCTGAGGAAGCCCGTCTCAGCCTCATGCGCGCGTTTTCTCTTTCTGAAGTCCAGGCCAAAGCCATTCTGGAAATGCGTCTGCAGCGTCTTACCGGCCTACAACGCGAAGAATTGCAAAATGAGTATAATGAACTTTTGGGCAAGATCGAATTTTTCAGATCTGTGCTGGATAATCCGGAAGTACTCCGCAACGAGCTCAAACGGGAGTTGCGTGAAATACGCGAAACATTTGCTACGCCGCGCCGCACGGAAGTCCTGACAGAAGCGTTGACCGGCATTGATATTGAAGATTTGATACCGGATGAAGAAGTGGTGATCACGCTCTCTCGGCGCGGCTATATGAAGCGTACCAATCTTGAAAATTACCAGCAGCAGAAGCGCGGCGGCAAGGGCATAACCGCGCTGCTTATTTCTGAGGGCGATTATGTACAGGAATTTCTGACTACAACAAACCATCAATATCTTTGCCTGTTTACCAACAGGGGACGCATGCTCCAGCTCAAGGCACATCAGGTGCCCGATGGCAGTCGTACGGCCAAGGGCGTGCACATTAACAACATTTTGCCGCTGGAAGAGGGTGAATGGGTCACAACGGTGCTGGCCCTGCGCGAATTTGCCGACGACAAATATTTTCTCTTTGTAACGCGACGCGGCATGGTGAAATGTTCCGCCGCTTCACTCTATGCGCGTTGCCGCAAAACAGGCATCATGGCTGTGGGGCTTCGGAAAGACGATGAGCTTGTGGCTGTGCGCCCCATACGCATGGACAGCCATATTGTACTCGCTACGGCCGACGGTCTTGCTATACGTTTTGCCTGCGGTGATTTGCGTCCGCTGGGCCGTGTGGCTACGGGTGTCAAGGGCATTGCCTTGCGCAGAAAAGATTGCGTGGTGGCCGTGGTCGTCCTGAAAGAGCCTGATCAGAGCACGGAAATCATGTCCATTTCTGCTAACGGTTATGGCAAGCGTACCAGTGTGGATTTGTACCGTCTGCAGTCGCGTGGTGGCAAGGGAGTGGCCAATTTCAAGGTAACCGCAAAAACAGGCAAAGTGCTGGGTGCCATGCCTGTGCGGGACAATGACGGCCTTGTGCTGCTCACTTCAGCGAGCAAGGTTGTGCGCATAGGAGTGGACGAAGTGCGTAGTATGGGGCGGGCAACACAGGGTGTTATGCTGGTGCGTCTGGACGGCGGCGCGTGCGTTATGGGCTT